The Actinosynnema mirum DSM 43827 genomic interval CTGCTGCGCGGGCGCCGCGTCGAGGCGTTCCACGAGATGAGCGCGACCGCGATCATCCGCAAGGTCGCCAAGAACGCCGGCCTCACCGTCGGCAAGGTCGAGGCCGCGCCGATCACCTACCAGCACATCAGCCAGGCGGGCGTCTCGGACTGGGACTTCCTGCAGACGCTGGCCCGCGAGCACGGCACGCTGGTGCGCGTGGACGACAAGGGCGTGCTGGACTTCGTCAAGCCCGAGCCCGCGTCCAAGGCGCCCGCGCCCACCACGTCGGCGGAGAAGAGCCCGTACGTGCTGGAGTACGGGCGCAACCTGATGGCGCTGCGCGCGGTCCTGGGCACCAGCGAGCAGACCGGCGGCGTGGAGGTGCGCGGCTGGAACCAGGCCACCAAGAGGGAGATCGTGGCCACCCGCAAGCCGCAGCCCAGCAAGACCGTCGTGCCCGGCCTGCTCGCCACCAAGGCCGCCAAGCTCACCTCCGGCGGCAAGCTGCTGGCCGCGGGCACCCCGTACGCCACGCAGGCCGAGGCCGACGCCGCAGCCAAGGCCCTGGAGGAGTCGCTGAGCGCGGGCTACGGCGAGCTGGAGGCCGTGGTGGAGGGCAACCCGCAGCTGCGCGCGGGCATCCCGATCGCGCTGGGCAACGTCGGCGCGGCGTTCAGCGGGCGCTACACCGCCACCGCCGTCACGCACGTCATCGAGCCGAACCGGGGCTACCGCACCACCGTGCTCGTCAGCGCCTCCGCCGACCGCTCGTTCGCGGGCCTCGTCGCCCACGACTCCATCCCGTCCAGGGGCCCGAGGATGCCGGGCCTGGCCATCGCCGAGGTCACCGACATCAAGGAGACCGGCAACGGCGAGCGCGGCTGGGTGCGGCTGAGGTTCCCGTGGCTGGACGACAAGTACGTCTCCGACTGGGTGCGCACCGTGCAGCTCGGCGGCGTCGCGGGCGGCGGCGTGTTCAGCCCCGACGTCAAGGACGAGGTCCTGGTCGGCTTCGAGCAGGGCAGCCTCGACCGGCCCTACGTGCTCGGCGGGCTCTACAACGGGGTGGACAAGCCGTCCAAGCACGACCAGAAGCTCGTGGACGGCCGCAGCGGCAAGGTCAACCGCCGCTCCCTGGTCAACCGCAAGGGCGACCGGCTCGAACTGCTCGACGGCGCCGCCGCGCAGGGCGTGCGGCTCGGGTCCGGCGACGACAAGCTCGAAGTGGTGCTGGACCGCAAGAAGAACGAGCTGCGGCTGATCCAGGGCGGCCGGACCGGCGGGTGCAGCATCACGCTCTCCCGCACCGGGGTCGAGATCGACGCCGGTCGCGGCGGGATCACGCTCAAGGCGGGCCGCAAGGTCGACGTCTCGGCCAGGACCGGCGTCGACATCGACACCGGCTTCACCGGCGACGTCGTCGTCAAGGGCCGCACCATCCGGCTCAACTGAGCCGGCACCGAGTCAGCGCGAGGAGGACCAGCCATGCCCATGGCTGCCAGGGTCAACGACAAGACCACGCACGGCGGCACGATCGGACCGCCCAAGTCGGCGAAGGCCATGACCGTGCTCGTCCAGGGCCTGCCCGCCGCCGTGGTCAGCGCCCAGCACGTCTGCGTCATCCCGCCGCACGCCATCGCGAGCGTGGCGAACCTGGTGCTGCCGGGGAAGTCCTTGGCCAGCAGGGTGTTCGTCGGCGGGCTGCCCGCCGCCGTCGTCGGCGACCAGACCTCGTGCGGGGCGAAGATCATCCCGATCCCGCCGCTGCGCACCGTCTTCGTCGGGGGGCCGCTGTGAGCGGGTTCATCGGCCGGGGTTGGGGCTTCCCGCTCGGCGTCGACGCGCGCGGCGGCATCGGCATGGTCGAGCGCGAGCAGGAGATCCAGGAGGCCGTGCGGCTCATCCTCGGCACCGCGCCCGGCGAGCGGCCCATGCGCCCGGAGTTCGGCTGCGGCATCCACGACCTGGTGTTCGCCTCCGCCGACGGCGCCACCGCCGGTGACATCTCCCGCGAGGTGCGCACCGCACTGGAGCGCTGGGAGCCGCGCATCGAGGTCACCGACGTGGTCGTCGCGTTCGACGCGGTCGACACCGGCACGCTCTACATCGACGTGCGCTACCTGGTCCGCAGCACCAACGACCCGCGCAACCTGGTCTTCCCCTTCTACACCATCCCCTCCGAGGAGAGCGAGGTCGTCTGATGCTGCCCGCCCCGAACCTCGACGACCGCCGGTTCCAGCAGCTCGTGGACGAGGCCAAGCGGTACGTCCAGCAGAGCTGTCCGGAGTGGACGGACCACAACGTCTCCGACCCCGGCGTCACGCTGATCGAGACCTTCGCGCACATGGTCGACCAGCTGGTGTACCGGCTGAACCGGGTGCCGGAGAAGAACCACCTGGCGTTCCTCGACCTGCTCGGCGTCAGCCTGTTCCCGCCCACCGCCGCCCGCGCGGGCGTCACGTTCTGGCTGTCCGCCGCCCAACCGGACACCGTGCTGCTGCCCGCCGGGACCGAGGTCACCACGATCGGCGGCGAGAGCACGGGCGGTGTCGTGTTCGCCACCACCGACGACCTGCCGATCGTGCCGTGCGAGCTGGAACGGCTGGTCACCCGCACCGAGGGCGGCGAGCACGCCGACCGCACCAGGGACCTGCGCGGCAACGCCGACGTCGACCCGGACACCCGCAAGAACGTCCAGGTGTTCCAGCCCTCGCCGCGCGCGGGCGACGCGATGCTGATCGGCCTGTCGGCGGCGGTGCCGCGCTGCGCCGTCGTGCTGCGCCTGGACAGCAGCGTGGAGGGCATCGGCGTCGACCCGAGGCAACCGCCGCTGGTGTGGGAGGCCTGGGACGGCGCCGGGTGGGCGCCGTGCGAGGTCGACGAGGACGGCACCGGCGGGCTGAACCGGCCCGGCGAGGTCGTGCTGCACGTGCCCGCCGGGCACGTCGAGTCGAACGTCGCGGGCAGCACCGCCGGGTGGTTGCGCTGCCGCGTCGTGGAACCCGTCACGGGGCAGCCGTTCTACTCCGAGTCGCCGACCGTGCGCGAGGTGGAGGCCTACACCATCGGCGGCACCGTCGTCGCCGAGCACGCCGAGACCAGCACCGACGTCGTCGTCGGCGAGTCGGCCGGGGTGCCGGGCCAGCGGTTCCCGCTGCCCTCCGCGCCGGTGCTGCTGGACGGGCCGCCCGTGGTCGTGCAGGTCTCCGAGGGCGAGGGCTGGGTCGACTGGTCCACGGTGGACGACTTCGGCTCCTCGGGGCCGGACGACCGGCACGTCGTGCTCGACGCGGGCACCGGCGAGCTGCGGTTCCCGCCCGCCGTGCGCGAGGCCGACGGCGGGCTGCGCCGCTACGGGGCCGTCCCGGCCAAGGGCGCGGTGATCCGGGTCCCCCGCTACCGCACCGGGGGCGGGCGCGGCGGCAACGTGGCGCGCGGCGCGATCTCCGTGCTGCGCAGCTCCGTCCCGTACGTGGCGGAGGTGGTGAACCGGGAGGCGGCGCGCGGCGGCGTGGAGGCCGAGACCGTGCCCGAGGCCAAGCAGCGGGTGCCCAACCAGCTGCGCGCCCAGTGGCGGGCGGTCACCGCCGAGGACCACGAGCTGCTCGCCAAGCAGGCCGCGCCGTCGCTGGCGCGGGTGCGCTGCCTGCCCGCCGAGCACGGCGCGCGGGTGCTGCTGGTGCCCGACGCGGTGGCCGACGAGGACGACCGGTTGCGGTTCGAGCAGCTCATGCCGGGGCAGGAGCTGCTGACGACGGTGGCCCGGTACCTGGAGGAGCGCAGGCTCATCGGCAGCCGCCTGGTGGTGGAACCGCCGCGCTACCAGGGGGTCACGGTCGTGGCGCGGCTGGTGGCCGCCGAGTCCGAGGCCGAGCGGGTGCGGCGCGAGGCGCTGGCCGCCCTGCACCGCTACCTGAACCCGCTGCGCGGCGGGCGCGACGGCGAGGGGTGGGAGTTCGGCAGGCCCGTGCAGTTCGGCGAGGTGTTCGCGGTGCTGCAACGGGTTCCGGGGGTGTCGCTGGTGGAGGAGATCCGGATGTTCCCGGCGAACCCGATCACCGGGGCGCGCGGCGGGCCGGTGGAGCGGCTGGAGATCGCGCCGAACGCGCTGGTGTTCTCGCACCAGCACCAGGTCGCGGTGGAGCAGCGGTGAGGGCCGCGCTGCCGGAGCTGCCCAGCAGCCACCCCATCGGCGCCCTGCTGCCCGCCCTGTACGCGGAGGACGGGTTCGCGCAGCGGTTCACCGACGGGCTCGACGCGGTGCTGTCGGCGATTTTGTCCACTGTGGACAACATTACCGCTTACCTCGACCCCGACCTCGCGCCGGAGGACTTCCTGGCGTGGCTGTCGGAGTGGGTCGCGGCCGAGGTCGACCCCCGGTGGCCGCTGGAGCTGCGGCGCGCGGCGGTGAGCCGGGCGGTGGAGCTGCACGCCAAGCGCGGCACGGTGTCCGGGCTGGTGGAGCGGGTCGAGCTGTCGCTGGGGGTGCGGGTGGAGGTGCTGGACGGGCCGGGCGCGAGCTGGTCGCCGGAGCCGGACGCCACGATCCCGGCGGGGCCGGACGGGCCGGTGGTGGTGCGGGTGCGGCCGGGGGTGGCGGCGGTGGACCGGGAGCGGGTGGAGGAGCTGGTCGAGTCGCTGTGCCCGGTGCACCTGCGGTGCGTGGTCGAGGTGCTGGACGGGGAGCCGGGGTCGGACGGGGAGCGGGGCGGTGAGGCGGGGTGAGCGCGGTGACGTGCCCGCAGTGCGGGGCGCAGGTCGGGCCGCTGGACGACTTCTGCGGCAACTGCGGGACCTACCTGGGGTGGGGGAGCGGCAAGCAGGGCGGGGGAGGGGGCGCCGTGGGGGCGCCTTCGGCCCCGCCTCGGGCTGAGCCACCCAGAGCCGAACCACCACGACCTGAACCACCACGACCTGAACCGCCTCGGGCGGAGCCGCCACGGGTTGAGCCGCCTCGGGCTGAGCCGCCACGCGCGGAACCGCCGCGGGTTGAGCCGCCACGGGTTGAGCCGCCGCGGGCGGCCCCCGAGCCGCCGAGGGCGGACCCGTCCCGCGCTTTCCCACCGCGTGCCGAACCCGCGCGTGTCGAGCCGCCGCGCGCCGAACCCCCGCGCACCACCCCGCCCTGGGCCGTGCTGCCGACCGACGAGCAGCCGAAGTCCCCGCCCCCCGAGCCCACACCCGCCGCACCCCCACCACCCCGCCCTGAGCCCACCGGCTCCGCCTGGGCCCGGTTCCTCAAGGCCATCCGGTGGCCCTGGTGGGGTGGCCGTTCCACCAGCTTCGCCACCACCGGCGACACCCGCGCCCCCGCGCCCGCCGTGTTCGGCCCCGCCGCCCCCGCGCAGGCGGCCGAGCGCGCCCCCGGCGACCTCGGCCCCGTCCTGCCCGGACTGCCCGAGGCCCAGCGCCCCGAGACCACCACCCCGATCCGGGACGGCGTCGTCGGACCG includes:
- a CDS encoding VgrG-related protein, translating into MSGTEEGRAFAASAVVAGGGPVQPPWDDELVSCVVDENVGLPDVAVLTYRDGSHEMLKDTGITLGSPLEVSVASARTNAKELLFRGEVTSIELEVDGTGSYTVLRAMNRAHRLLRGRRVEAFHEMSATAIIRKVAKNAGLTVGKVEAAPITYQHISQAGVSDWDFLQTLAREHGTLVRVDDKGVLDFVKPEPASKAPAPTTSAEKSPYVLEYGRNLMALRAVLGTSEQTGGVEVRGWNQATKREIVATRKPQPSKTVVPGLLATKAAKLTSGGKLLAAGTPYATQAEADAAAKALEESLSAGYGELEAVVEGNPQLRAGIPIALGNVGAAFSGRYTATAVTHVIEPNRGYRTTVLVSASADRSFAGLVAHDSIPSRGPRMPGLAIAEVTDIKETGNGERGWVRLRFPWLDDKYVSDWVRTVQLGGVAGGGVFSPDVKDEVLVGFEQGSLDRPYVLGGLYNGVDKPSKHDQKLVDGRSGKVNRRSLVNRKGDRLELLDGAAAQGVRLGSGDDKLEVVLDRKKNELRLIQGGRTGGCSITLSRTGVEIDAGRGGITLKAGRKVDVSARTGVDIDTGFTGDVVVKGRTIRLN
- a CDS encoding PAAR domain-containing protein; this encodes MPMAARVNDKTTHGGTIGPPKSAKAMTVLVQGLPAAVVSAQHVCVIPPHAIASVANLVLPGKSLASRVFVGGLPAAVVGDQTSCGAKIIPIPPLRTVFVGGPL
- a CDS encoding GPW/gp25 family protein, producing the protein MSGFIGRGWGFPLGVDARGGIGMVEREQEIQEAVRLILGTAPGERPMRPEFGCGIHDLVFASADGATAGDISREVRTALERWEPRIEVTDVVVAFDAVDTGTLYIDVRYLVRSTNDPRNLVFPFYTIPSEESEVV
- a CDS encoding putative baseplate assembly protein codes for the protein MLPAPNLDDRRFQQLVDEAKRYVQQSCPEWTDHNVSDPGVTLIETFAHMVDQLVYRLNRVPEKNHLAFLDLLGVSLFPPTAARAGVTFWLSAAQPDTVLLPAGTEVTTIGGESTGGVVFATTDDLPIVPCELERLVTRTEGGEHADRTRDLRGNADVDPDTRKNVQVFQPSPRAGDAMLIGLSAAVPRCAVVLRLDSSVEGIGVDPRQPPLVWEAWDGAGWAPCEVDEDGTGGLNRPGEVVLHVPAGHVESNVAGSTAGWLRCRVVEPVTGQPFYSESPTVREVEAYTIGGTVVAEHAETSTDVVVGESAGVPGQRFPLPSAPVLLDGPPVVVQVSEGEGWVDWSTVDDFGSSGPDDRHVVLDAGTGELRFPPAVREADGGLRRYGAVPAKGAVIRVPRYRTGGGRGGNVARGAISVLRSSVPYVAEVVNREAARGGVEAETVPEAKQRVPNQLRAQWRAVTAEDHELLAKQAAPSLARVRCLPAEHGARVLLVPDAVADEDDRLRFEQLMPGQELLTTVARYLEERRLIGSRLVVEPPRYQGVTVVARLVAAESEAERVRREALAALHRYLNPLRGGRDGEGWEFGRPVQFGEVFAVLQRVPGVSLVEEIRMFPANPITGARGGPVERLEIAPNALVFSHQHQVAVEQR
- a CDS encoding phage tail protein — its product is MRAALPELPSSHPIGALLPALYAEDGFAQRFTDGLDAVLSAILSTVDNITAYLDPDLAPEDFLAWLSEWVAAEVDPRWPLELRRAAVSRAVELHAKRGTVSGLVERVELSLGVRVEVLDGPGASWSPEPDATIPAGPDGPVVVRVRPGVAAVDRERVEELVESLCPVHLRCVVEVLDGEPGSDGERGGEAG